A single genomic interval of Vibrio gallicus harbors:
- the xthA gene encoding exodeoxyribonuclease III — MKVISFNINGLRARLHQLQAIIDKHQPDVIGLQEIKVHDEAFPLQDVEAMGYKVFHHGQKAHYGVAMLCKKQPISVVKGFPTDNEDHQKRMIMVTVEDEQGQPVTILNGYFPQGDNISHETKYPYKRQFYKDLMGYLNTHHSNDEQVIVMGDINISPTDDDIGIGEPNRKRWLKSGKCSFQPEEREWLKTLTDWGFEDTFRKLHPQVNDRFSWFDYRSKGFPDNRGLRIDVILATPSLAAKCVESDVDYELRAIEKPSDHAPIWSSFK, encoded by the coding sequence ATGAAGGTAATTAGCTTCAATATTAATGGCTTACGTGCCAGATTACATCAACTGCAAGCCATCATCGATAAACATCAACCGGACGTTATTGGCCTGCAAGAGATCAAGGTTCATGACGAAGCCTTTCCATTGCAAGACGTTGAGGCTATGGGCTACAAGGTGTTTCATCACGGACAAAAAGCGCACTACGGCGTGGCTATGTTATGCAAGAAACAACCCATCAGTGTTGTTAAAGGCTTTCCAACGGATAACGAAGATCACCAAAAGCGTATGATTATGGTCACAGTTGAGGATGAGCAAGGTCAGCCGGTTACTATTCTCAACGGCTACTTCCCGCAAGGTGATAACATTAGTCATGAGACCAAGTACCCATATAAACGTCAGTTTTATAAAGATTTGATGGGCTATCTCAATACTCACCATAGCAATGATGAACAAGTGATTGTAATGGGTGATATCAATATTAGCCCAACAGATGATGATATTGGGATTGGTGAACCTAATCGCAAGCGTTGGTTAAAGAGCGGAAAATGTTCATTTCAACCAGAAGAGCGGGAATGGCTTAAAACCCTTACAGATTGGGGCTTTGAGGACACCTTTCGCAAACTTCATCCGCAGGTAAATGATCGTTTTTCTTGGTTTGATTATCGCTCTAAGGGCTTCCCTGACAACCGAGGATTACGCATCGATGTGATTCTTGCCACCCCAAGTCTAGCCGCTAAGTGTGTAGAATCAGACGTTGACTATGAATTGCGCGCAATAGAAAAGCCTTCCGACCACGCTCCAATTTGGAGCTCATTCAAATAG
- the rsmS gene encoding pleiotropic regulatory protein RsmS yields the protein MADNNSPLDNAPSDVKLAVDLIYLLESNDISPEIALSALEIVKQDLQRKKQANDSQR from the coding sequence ATGGCTGACAACAACTCCCCTTTAGATAACGCACCGTCCGATGTTAAGTTAGCGGTAGACCTGATCTATCTTCTAGAGAGTAATGACATCTCTCCAGAGATCGCACTATCTGCGCTTGAGATAGTAAAACAAGATCTACAGCGCAAAAAACAAGCAAACGATAGCCAAAGATGA
- a CDS encoding primosomal replication protein encodes MADFSRLSEKLTQLKHYAAQLDKKRGEHHLPLFDSGLFQCRAKLLVPCVDEASRTFESICSEQRHQRLTTPRAQYLTERLVSQISALQREISTSHFRKDEPKHSSYYRKPINQLYQELAQHKEWERRLQELVIDKNNALEQASGFNRSHAQQEVLKTDQRLERCKQAIVKLEKQITYREQHQ; translated from the coding sequence ATGGCGGATTTTTCAAGGCTTTCAGAGAAGCTCACTCAACTAAAACACTATGCCGCACAATTGGATAAAAAGAGAGGAGAGCACCATCTCCCTTTATTTGATAGTGGGCTTTTTCAATGTCGCGCAAAACTTCTGGTACCGTGCGTAGATGAAGCTAGCCGCACCTTTGAATCAATATGCTCTGAACAACGACACCAGCGACTTACGACCCCTCGCGCCCAATACCTTACTGAAAGACTTGTATCTCAGATAAGCGCCCTACAACGAGAGATTTCTACCTCCCATTTTCGTAAAGATGAGCCCAAACACTCAAGCTACTATCGAAAGCCAATAAATCAGCTCTATCAAGAATTGGCGCAACACAAAGAGTGGGAACGTAGGCTACAAGAATTAGTTATCGATAAAAATAACGCTTTGGAGCAAGCGAGCGGTTTTAATCGCAGCCATGCCCAACAAGAAGTACTAAAGACAGACCAGCGCTTAGAACGATGTAAGCAGGCAATCGTCAAACTTGAAAAACAGATCACCTACCGAGAGCAACATCAATAA
- a CDS encoding sulfite exporter TauE/SafE family protein: MEYLEPSMLLLLGVVAFVAGFIDAVAGGGGMLTVPTLLSMGLPPHIALGTNKLAASFASSTAALTYYKKKLFKPKLWLPCFIATLIGATIGTLVVDAISTEWLDKALPLIILAAALYTIFHKTPHANTNNMPEPTTKHTYTQIGQGLSLGFYDGVAGPGTGAFWTVSSMALHRLNILLASGLSKAMNFTSNVTSLITFALLGHINWMLGLTMGVCLMLGAFIGAHSAIRFGAKFIRPVFITVVTILAVKLAIEAWFVTL; this comes from the coding sequence ATGGAATATTTGGAACCGTCCATGTTACTACTATTGGGCGTAGTCGCTTTTGTGGCAGGATTTATTGATGCAGTTGCCGGCGGTGGCGGCATGCTAACTGTGCCAACATTACTGTCAATGGGGCTTCCCCCTCATATAGCTTTAGGTACCAATAAGCTCGCAGCCAGTTTTGCTTCATCTACTGCCGCGCTTACGTATTACAAGAAAAAGCTCTTTAAGCCAAAGTTGTGGTTACCGTGTTTTATTGCCACCTTAATTGGCGCAACCATCGGCACCTTGGTTGTCGATGCCATTTCAACCGAGTGGCTCGATAAAGCGCTGCCTCTTATCATTTTGGCAGCGGCACTGTATACCATCTTTCATAAAACGCCTCATGCCAACACCAACAATATGCCAGAGCCAACGACTAAGCATACCTATACTCAGATAGGACAGGGTCTTAGCCTAGGATTCTATGATGGGGTCGCAGGACCTGGTACTGGCGCCTTTTGGACCGTGAGTAGTATGGCGTTACATCGCCTCAATATCTTATTGGCATCCGGTCTTTCAAAAGCGATGAACTTTACCAGTAATGTTACCTCGTTAATAACCTTCGCATTACTCGGACACATCAATTGGATGTTGGGGTTAACTATGGGTGTATGCCTGATGCTAGGCGCCTTTATCGGTGCGCATTCAGCGATACGATTTGGAGCGAAATTTATACGTCCTGTCTTCATCACCGTTGTCACTATACTTGCAGTTAAATTGGCTATCGAAGCGTGGTTTGTTACCTTATAA
- the dinG gene encoding ATP-dependent DNA helicase DinG translates to MNRKIQDAIRGSYKNLHAQLDNFIPRRAQNYLVAEIAKTLTGEYHKSRRTIVAEAGTGIGKSLAYLMATIPVAKFNNRKVVISTATVALQEQLINKDLPLYRRLVDFEFSFILAKGRQRYCCAEKLAIAAGAEDSQIAMFETKPNKSDIDLLQRLYKALSDNKWDGDRDSWPKPIKDSVWQSIVSDKHSCNNGLPAHRNCPFQKSRSELDKADVVIANHSLVMADLDLGGGVILFEPEQTIYVFDEAHHLPRVARDHASASASLKGVAAWLETLNKNSSKISTLAEASRVDRFLSELQSSIADTIPNLLQVARTLNPEQFKDGVYRFENGELPDWLTNVSKELKTTTHKASLALAKVIELISERVKDGELSAKLAEPALAESGFFLQRLENLAKVWSLMAEPIKEKGAPLARWFEISKERENDFTVSVSPLEVGRVLEKQLWQKCVGAVAVSATLRALNSFQYFCFESGISMDREDATQFLALASPFDYQNNAELIIPKLKYEPAAPQFTDYLAEQLIDWLEADKANLVLFASYWQMNQVAQKLEPKLQKKGWYLQVQGDASRMEIISNHKKMINKGKTSILFGTGSFSEGLDLPGKLLENLVITKIPFAVPTSPVEEAHAEYIEQRGGNPFMQISVPEASKKLIQSVGRLLRKENDSGRVVIFDRRLVSKRYGKALLDSLPPFKRRIE, encoded by the coding sequence ATGAACCGAAAAATCCAAGATGCCATTCGTGGCAGTTATAAAAACTTGCATGCTCAACTCGACAATTTCATTCCGCGTCGTGCGCAAAATTATCTAGTGGCAGAAATAGCAAAAACCCTAACCGGCGAATACCATAAATCTCGACGTACTATTGTGGCTGAAGCTGGAACAGGCATAGGTAAGTCTTTGGCTTACTTAATGGCAACTATCCCTGTAGCAAAGTTCAATAACCGCAAAGTGGTCATCTCAACCGCTACCGTTGCACTACAAGAGCAGTTAATTAATAAAGACTTGCCCTTATATCGAAGGTTGGTCGACTTTGAATTTTCATTCATATTGGCAAAAGGGAGACAACGCTATTGCTGCGCCGAAAAATTAGCCATTGCCGCCGGCGCTGAAGACTCCCAAATAGCGATGTTTGAAACAAAACCAAACAAGAGTGATATCGACCTGTTACAGCGTCTATATAAGGCACTATCTGACAACAAATGGGATGGCGATAGAGACTCCTGGCCAAAACCAATCAAGGACTCAGTTTGGCAAAGTATCGTCAGCGACAAGCACAGCTGTAATAATGGGCTACCCGCTCACCGCAACTGCCCTTTCCAAAAATCGCGCTCAGAGCTCGACAAGGCAGATGTTGTAATTGCAAATCATAGTCTGGTGATGGCCGACCTTGACCTTGGTGGTGGCGTTATTCTGTTTGAACCAGAACAAACCATTTATGTTTTTGACGAAGCCCATCACCTTCCTCGGGTAGCACGTGATCACGCCTCGGCATCGGCAAGCCTAAAAGGCGTCGCAGCTTGGTTAGAAACCCTAAATAAAAACTCATCTAAAATAAGTACTCTGGCCGAAGCATCGCGGGTCGACCGCTTTTTATCTGAGTTGCAGTCATCAATTGCCGATACCATCCCTAACCTATTGCAGGTGGCACGCACCCTTAACCCAGAGCAATTCAAGGATGGGGTCTATCGCTTTGAAAATGGCGAGCTTCCCGACTGGCTAACTAATGTAAGTAAAGAGCTCAAAACGACCACCCACAAAGCCAGCTTGGCGTTAGCCAAGGTTATCGAACTCATTAGCGAACGAGTCAAAGACGGCGAACTCTCGGCCAAGCTTGCTGAACCCGCATTAGCGGAAAGTGGCTTCTTCTTACAACGACTGGAAAATCTTGCCAAGGTATGGTCTTTAATGGCAGAGCCGATTAAAGAAAAAGGTGCGCCTTTAGCGCGCTGGTTTGAGATAAGCAAAGAACGAGAGAATGACTTCACGGTAAGTGTCTCACCGCTGGAAGTAGGCCGCGTTTTAGAAAAACAACTGTGGCAAAAATGTGTCGGTGCAGTGGCAGTATCCGCCACCCTACGCGCACTCAATTCATTCCAATATTTTTGTTTTGAAAGTGGGATCTCTATGGACAGAGAAGACGCTACCCAGTTTTTGGCTCTAGCTTCACCATTTGACTATCAAAATAACGCTGAGCTTATTATCCCAAAACTTAAATACGAACCGGCCGCGCCTCAGTTTACCGATTATCTTGCAGAGCAGCTTATTGACTGGCTAGAAGCCGACAAAGCCAATCTGGTACTTTTTGCCTCTTATTGGCAGATGAATCAAGTAGCGCAAAAGCTAGAACCTAAACTGCAAAAAAAAGGATGGTACCTTCAAGTTCAAGGTGATGCGTCCCGCATGGAGATCATCAGCAACCATAAAAAGATGATCAATAAAGGAAAAACAAGTATTTTATTTGGTACTGGCAGTTTTTCTGAAGGCTTAGACTTGCCCGGTAAGCTTCTAGAAAACCTAGTGATTACCAAGATACCATTCGCAGTTCCCACCTCACCGGTGGAAGAGGCACACGCAGAATATATAGAACAAAGGGGAGGAAATCCGTTTATGCAGATATCTGTCCCAGAGGCGAGTAAAAAATTGATTCAATCTGTAGGGCGCCTACTGCGAAAAGAGAACGATTCTGGTAGAGTCGTAATCTTCGACCGTCGTTTAGTATCAAAGCGCTATGGTAAAGCCCTACTCGACTCATTACCTCCCTTTAAACGACGAATTGAATAA
- a CDS encoding porin has translation MKKTLLALAVASLAATSVNAAEIYKSDDGSVDFYGQLRQELRFEEKNDHDATLSSGSSRTGVKGQYAITDSVDVVGLVELGIRDNTDVNVRQHYVGFAGDFGTIKFGKQWITSDDVYGADYSYFFGGSALRHATLSGALHDSQIKYSFDGENFWVKGGWGLNEGDSNQDLYELFVGTSFGDLALHVGAGYNRDRNTELVDNVTDPDNPTTLNADLSNTYAEFTAEYGLGDSLIGFTYYWATLENEANGHTIDENGLSLAGIFQMMEKTALYGGVEYTMQKANDFDFDEDGTVAYVGIAHKFNSWARVYGEYGYGDGTTLGFHNQGQDAQVAPTTADAESNFAIGARFYW, from the coding sequence ATGAAAAAAACACTATTAGCCCTAGCTGTAGCATCTCTAGCTGCAACTTCTGTAAACGCAGCAGAAATCTACAAGTCAGACGACGGTTCAGTAGACTTTTACGGTCAACTACGTCAAGAACTTCGTTTTGAAGAGAAAAATGACCACGATGCAACATTGAGCTCTGGTTCTTCTCGTACAGGTGTTAAGGGTCAATACGCAATCACAGATAGCGTAGATGTAGTAGGCCTTGTTGAGCTAGGCATTCGCGACAACACTGACGTTAACGTACGTCAGCACTATGTTGGTTTCGCTGGTGACTTCGGTACAATCAAATTTGGTAAGCAGTGGATTACTTCGGATGACGTGTACGGCGCTGATTACTCTTACTTCTTCGGTGGTTCTGCACTACGTCACGCAACACTTTCAGGCGCTCTACACGACTCACAAATCAAATACTCTTTTGATGGCGAAAACTTCTGGGTTAAAGGTGGTTGGGGTCTAAACGAAGGTGACTCGAACCAAGATCTTTACGAATTGTTTGTGGGTACATCTTTCGGTGATTTGGCATTGCACGTAGGTGCTGGTTACAACCGCGATCGCAATACTGAACTGGTTGATAATGTTACAGATCCAGATAACCCAACAACTCTAAATGCTGATCTTTCAAACACTTATGCAGAGTTTACTGCAGAGTACGGCCTTGGTGATAGCCTAATTGGTTTCACTTACTACTGGGCAACGTTAGAAAATGAAGCCAACGGCCATACTATCGATGAAAACGGTCTTTCTCTTGCAGGTATTTTCCAGATGATGGAAAAAACAGCACTTTACGGTGGTGTTGAATACACAATGCAAAAAGCTAACGACTTCGATTTCGACGAAGATGGTACAGTTGCATACGTTGGTATCGCGCACAAGTTTAACTCTTGGGCACGTGTATACGGTGAATACGGTTACGGCGACGGTACTACTCTAGGTTTCCACAACCAAGGTCAAGACGCTCAAGTTGCACCAACAACGGCTGATGCAGAAAGCAATTTCGCAATTGGCGCACGTTTCTACTGGTAA
- the glgA gene encoding glycogen synthase GlgA produces the protein MSQLKVWFTVSEAEGLVKSGGLADVGKALPKALQNAGSEVAIAIPGYAKLPNLANSPVILETALEHWPHTPYAVRKLELDGVAVYAFECAQYFNRPEMYAERNQAYADNGERFAFFAAASLDALPKLGFQPDIIHANDWHTGLVPFLLKTRFVHDDFFSATKSVITIHNALFKGNFSLDEVNNIPELRDAPADKVGYGYNGISTLRAGIHYADKVNAVSPNYAQELKTPLGSHGLVHDFVARSEDFCGIVNGCDYSEWSPSADPYLAKKYKATKASLKTGKAANKAALQELVQLPAAKVPMYGMVCRLTHQKGFHYLLPILEKVLHNDVQLVIVGTGDPEIAAQLHAVSEQFGDKFAFVEAYDNKLAHLVEAGADFFLMPSEFEACGLNQIYSMAYGTLPIVRAVGGLKDTVNDYDSDPQTATGFAFDEPQASDLLAIMQRALILYLQDPAEFANLQLRAMKQDFGWNIAAERYVEMYRSAL, from the coding sequence ATGTCACAATTAAAAGTTTGGTTTACAGTTTCCGAAGCTGAAGGACTGGTAAAAAGTGGTGGCTTGGCTGATGTAGGTAAGGCATTGCCAAAAGCACTACAAAATGCAGGTTCAGAGGTTGCGATTGCGATCCCAGGTTATGCCAAATTGCCTAATCTTGCTAATAGCCCGGTTATCTTAGAAACAGCACTTGAACATTGGCCACATACACCGTACGCGGTTCGTAAACTAGAGCTAGATGGTGTCGCTGTGTACGCATTCGAATGTGCGCAATATTTTAATCGTCCAGAAATGTATGCCGAGCGAAATCAAGCGTATGCGGACAATGGCGAACGCTTTGCTTTTTTTGCTGCGGCAAGCCTAGATGCGTTACCTAAACTGGGTTTCCAACCAGACATTATTCATGCTAATGATTGGCATACTGGTTTAGTACCGTTCTTGCTTAAAACGCGCTTTGTTCATGACGACTTTTTTAGTGCAACCAAGAGTGTAATTACTATCCATAATGCGTTGTTTAAAGGGAACTTCTCTTTAGATGAGGTGAATAACATCCCTGAACTTCGTGACGCACCAGCGGATAAGGTAGGCTATGGGTACAACGGTATTAGTACCCTGCGAGCAGGTATTCACTATGCTGATAAAGTGAATGCCGTAAGCCCAAATTATGCACAAGAGTTAAAGACTCCACTGGGCTCACATGGTTTGGTTCACGACTTTGTAGCTCGCTCTGAAGACTTCTGTGGCATTGTTAATGGTTGTGACTATAGTGAATGGTCCCCGTCAGCAGACCCATATTTGGCTAAGAAATACAAAGCAACCAAAGCCAGCCTTAAAACGGGCAAAGCGGCCAATAAAGCGGCTTTGCAAGAGCTAGTGCAATTGCCTGCTGCTAAGGTTCCTATGTATGGCATGGTGTGTCGTTTAACCCATCAAAAAGGCTTTCACTATTTACTACCGATATTAGAGAAGGTATTACACAATGATGTTCAGTTGGTGATTGTGGGTACTGGTGACCCTGAGATTGCAGCTCAACTTCATGCTGTATCTGAGCAATTTGGTGATAAATTTGCCTTTGTTGAAGCATACGATAACAAACTCGCTCACCTTGTAGAGGCGGGGGCTGACTTCTTCCTTATGCCTTCAGAATTCGAAGCGTGTGGACTAAATCAAATCTATTCTATGGCTTATGGCACCTTACCTATTGTACGCGCGGTTGGTGGACTAAAAGACACGGTTAATGATTATGATAGCGACCCCCAAACAGCGACTGGATTTGCATTTGATGAGCCGCAAGCGAGTGATTTGTTAGCTATTATGCAGCGTGCATTGATCCTGTACCTGCAAGACCCAGCGGAGTTTGCTAATTTGCAGCTACGCGCTATGAAGCAAGATTTCGGATGGAATATTGCCGCTGAACGTTATGTAGAGATGTATCGCAGCGCTTTATAA
- a CDS encoding CPBP family intramembrane glutamic endopeptidase, with protein MHKLTLCMEVQDMDWSKRYALLFITLVIGITWGFNYYIFENQNHLDMYTLSMIIPGVVAVLLNLIRYQNIQGVISPFNKPISRQIIGFSVVYPVLFITVLAVLDVLCLIGTIDYQRLETLQWFPSLSVVVTGLLIVCAEEYGWRGFLLPNLAKCYGELSATIVVGVVWAVWHVPAILFVAKLTQVGNVFTLVGVQICAMFVFSLPFAYCYFKSGSIVPPILLHFIWNYYNPLILGSIYNNRHGIIDGDILVINGEGVAGVVLGSLFLLWFIPRLMKRRLPPIYSI; from the coding sequence GTGCATAAACTTACCCTATGCATGGAGGTGCAAGATATGGATTGGTCAAAGCGCTATGCATTGCTATTTATTACCCTAGTTATCGGTATAACTTGGGGATTTAATTATTATATATTTGAAAACCAGAATCATCTGGATATGTATACGTTGAGTATGATTATTCCAGGGGTTGTGGCGGTTTTGTTGAATCTTATACGCTATCAAAATATACAGGGTGTGATATCGCCTTTTAATAAACCTATATCGAGACAAATCATCGGTTTCTCTGTGGTTTATCCGGTGCTTTTCATTACTGTGTTGGCTGTATTAGATGTGCTGTGTTTGATAGGAACTATCGATTATCAAAGGCTAGAAACCTTACAGTGGTTCCCGTCACTATCGGTCGTAGTTACTGGCTTGTTGATTGTTTGCGCCGAAGAGTATGGATGGCGCGGATTTTTACTCCCTAATTTAGCTAAATGTTATGGAGAGCTATCCGCAACCATAGTGGTTGGGGTTGTATGGGCAGTATGGCATGTACCCGCTATTTTGTTTGTAGCCAAGCTCACTCAAGTTGGCAACGTATTTACCCTAGTTGGCGTACAAATATGCGCAATGTTCGTATTTTCACTGCCGTTTGCTTATTGCTACTTTAAGTCAGGCAGCATAGTGCCGCCGATACTGCTCCACTTTATATGGAACTATTACAATCCATTAATATTGGGGAGTATTTACAATAATCGACACGGTATTATTGATGGTGACATATTGGTAATTAACGGGGAAGGGGTCGCAGGCGTCGTGCTAGGTTCGCTATTTCTGCTTTGGTTTATTCCGCGATTGATGAAACGCAGATTGCCACCGATTTACTCGATATAG
- the purB gene encoding adenylosuccinate lyase: MELSALTAVSPVDGRYGSKTIALRSIFSEYGLLKYRTIVEIRWLQKLAATAEIAEVPAFSAEANQFLDNLAANFNEEDAARIKEIERTTNHDVKAVEYFLKEKVADVTELHAVNEFIHFACTSEDINNTSHALMLKEARETVILPEIKNIIDALKALSVEYRDIPLLSRTHGQPASPSTMGKEMANVAYRMERQYKQIEAVEILGKVNGAVGNYNAHLSAYPEVDWHQFAEEFITESLGVTWNPYTTQIEPHDYIAELFDAIARFNTILIDFDRDIWGYIALGHFKQKTIAGEIGSSTMPHKVNPIDFENSEGNLGLANAVFSHLAQKLPVSRWQRDLTDSTVLRNLGVGVGYAIIAYTSTLKGISKLEINNEALLAELDKNWEVLAEPVQTVMRRYGIEKPYEKLKELTRGKRVDGEAMRNFIDGLELPEAEKVRLKQMTPANYIGQAVELTDKL; encoded by the coding sequence ATGGAACTGTCAGCATTAACTGCTGTTTCACCAGTAGACGGCCGTTACGGAAGCAAAACCATTGCCCTACGTAGCATCTTTAGTGAATATGGTCTCCTAAAGTACCGTACTATCGTTGAAATCCGTTGGTTGCAAAAACTAGCGGCAACTGCGGAAATCGCAGAAGTACCTGCATTTAGCGCTGAAGCGAATCAATTTCTAGATAACCTTGCTGCAAACTTCAATGAAGAAGACGCTGCCCGTATTAAAGAAATCGAACGCACCACTAACCATGACGTTAAAGCGGTTGAGTATTTCCTAAAAGAGAAAGTAGCCGATGTTACTGAGCTTCATGCAGTAAATGAATTTATTCACTTCGCATGTACCTCTGAAGATATCAACAATACCTCTCACGCACTGATGCTTAAAGAAGCCCGTGAGACTGTGATTCTTCCTGAGATCAAGAATATCATTGATGCTCTAAAAGCACTTTCTGTTGAATACCGTGATATTCCACTTCTATCTCGTACACACGGACAACCAGCTTCTCCATCCACTATGGGTAAAGAAATGGCAAACGTAGCGTACCGTATGGAGCGTCAATACAAGCAGATCGAAGCGGTTGAGATTCTAGGTAAAGTGAATGGTGCAGTAGGTAACTACAACGCTCACCTATCCGCTTACCCTGAAGTAGATTGGCATCAATTCGCTGAAGAGTTCATCACTGAGTCTCTTGGTGTTACGTGGAACCCTTACACAACTCAAATCGAACCACACGATTACATTGCAGAGCTATTTGATGCAATTGCACGTTTCAACACTATCTTGATCGATTTCGATCGCGATATCTGGGGTTACATTGCACTAGGTCACTTCAAACAGAAGACGATTGCCGGTGAAATTGGTTCTTCAACCATGCCACACAAGGTTAACCCAATCGACTTTGAAAACTCGGAAGGTAACCTAGGTCTAGCGAACGCTGTATTTAGCCACCTAGCACAAAAACTGCCTGTCTCTCGCTGGCAGCGTGACCTGACCGACTCTACAGTACTTCGTAACCTAGGTGTTGGTGTTGGCTATGCAATCATTGCTTATACTTCAACCCTTAAAGGTATTAGCAAGCTTGAGATCAACAACGAGGCGCTACTTGCTGAGCTAGATAAAAACTGGGAAGTACTAGCTGAACCGGTACAAACCGTTATGCGTCGTTACGGCATTGAGAAGCCTTATGAGAAGCTAAAAGAGCTTACTCGTGGTAAGCGCGTGGATGGTGAAGCAATGCGCAACTTTATCGACGGCCTAGAGCTTCCTGAAGCAGAAAAAGTACGTCTTAAACAGATGACACCTGCTAACTATATCGGGCAAGCAGTTGAGCTAACTGACAAATTATAA